Genomic window (Enoplosus armatus isolate fEnoArm2 chromosome 22, fEnoArm2.hap1, whole genome shotgun sequence):
GACTTAATCAGAGGAGGGAACGTCAATATATTGCAATGTGAGCTGTTAGAATAAATATGAGAAATATCAATTCAATTGTAAAGGCTTCTGTTCTATATCTGCATATATaaaggagagctggagagaacTTAACACACATTATTTGCATTTCActggtgtttattttgtgtgcataCAGCAGACTGAGACACCATGACTGCAGAAACAGCGCGTGGGGCTTCTGCTAGAGACCCCGGGCCAGATAAAGGGATTCCTGAGGAAGGGCTTCAGCCAAGGGGGAAATGGGCTAGCAACACGGAGTTCATACTCTCCATGGCTGGAGAAATCATTGGCCTTGGAAATGTTTGGCGTTTCCCCTATCTGTGCTATGTgaatggaggaggtgagagacTGGATTTTGGATGTATGGAGGATTTCTCTGGGCTGTAATAGAGAATAAATGGCTGCTGAGGTTGAATACAAGCATTGCAGAAAGGctgaaaacgtgtgtgtgtacatgtgcacaaGAATGTTGTATCATGGTCAGTCACATTTCATAATATCCCATTTTGTCTTGATTCTTCTGCTTTGGTTCTTTTGTCACTATTCATGATTCTTTAGGCAGGGTCATTGAGATTTTTGGAAAATTGCATAATCTCACTATAATTTCACTCATTTCAAATCATGCCTGTCATCCCACTTAGCTAGTGACATAATCGACTCAGAACACCTTTAGTAATGTGGAGGATATGTGGCTTAATATGTGTTTATCTGTCAGTGTGCTGcatgcaaatatttgtgttgctcctgcttcttcttcatgggcATCTATGTTTGCAGGTGTCTTCTTCATCCCTTACTTtgtgttcctcttcttctgtggcaTCCCTGTGTTCTTCCTGGAGACGGCATTGGGCCAATACACCAGTGAGGGCGGGGTGACTGCTTGGAGGAAGATATGCCCAATGTTCCAGGGTAAAAACAAGGCTCAGACAGATTCTTGTAGAATTACATAAGAATTAGTCAGCTGATGTGCAGGAAATGCATATTTTTCATTGTGCTTTCTTTATTGATATTGGGAAAAATAGCTGTTTTCATGTTGGTATGGTATCAATGTTTCTATCCAGatcccacaaaacaaaatgaccacattatcatttttaaatattctatttctttttctgaggAATGTTTAAAAGCTAGTTTTTAAATTTCATGCAGTATTTCTTACTACAGCACTTCCACAAACATTCAGGAGCAGTCAACCCTCAACAATAGCTGCCTTGTGCATTCACTGTCAAGCTTGTTTTCTCCAATATCTAAATTTCAAACAGGCTTAGTTGCTCTAAAACAAGGACAGGGAATACATTCAATAAAATGGAAgagaacattttattgattgCGGTCAATGCTGGTGGTTGATGGTTCATATCAAATGCTTCCGATGTTAaaccaaaatgaaataacagtaataatatgAGAAACATATGTACTTGTATCGCAGTGTTGCAGAGGAGCTGTCATTAAGTGTGTGAAAACTCACTGTGTCCTGCAGGGGTGGGGGTTGCGTCCCAAGTGATTGTGGTCTATCTGAACATCTACTACATCGTGGTGTTGGCCTGGGCTATCTTCTACCTGGTTTACTCCTTCACTAGTCCGCTGGCCTGGTCTACATGTGACAACTGGTGGAACACTGGTGAGGCATGCTTTTGAGGATTCAATGCTGGCTGGTTTAAACCCTCTGTATTTGATTAGCAGTGTGCTTATTGCTTCCTTGCAGACTTGCAGAGGAGGCACAAGAGGAATTCTTCtgcatattttaacattttgaagtgtccaacatccaattcaccTTTATCTCTCTTTCCTCAACCTCTTAGAGTCATGTCAAAGTCACTTTAGCATCTTTGCCAACCCCCATTTATTTCACCTTGGCTCCAACTGGTCATTCCTAAACAACATCACCTCAACTGACTACTTTGAGAACCTCACGTACATGTAAGTTGCATCTTTATGATCAAGCTGTACCAGGAACTATCGCCATTTATAACATGCTGAATGCATAGCGGGCATTCATCATATTGCTGTGATGCATACAAAGAATGATAAGAAATATGAGATTAGTCTTTCATAGATGCAACAGCTTTGGGACACACCCATGCTTTGATGTGTTTAAAGCAAGAGGTTCTTAGATATGTTACTGTGATGAAACTACACAACACTATTAATTGCTGTCTTGGGGCAGTTTGGAGATGAAAAGTACACAGATAAATTGAAATGACTTATCAGGCCTTCATTTAATAGtggttgaaaaaacaaatggggtgtcaaatgtttgaaaaatgacctattaaaataatctttttaagaaatacacttatttgctttctttccgagagttagatgacaagtTTGAtaccacaaataaataaagtagattagtttagcttagccggttagcttagcttagcataaagactgaaaacaggtgtAAACAGTTAGCCATAACAGTGTATATATCAgccaataaataacaaaaaattcTGTACAAATATGCCAAACTACGTTGGTTAAAAAATGACAGCTGATGTATCATTatcagatttttaaaacaaagatcAATATCACtattggcctcaaaaatccagtattggtcTGACTATAATGGACTGTTTCTTTGTCAgaatggtatcgatcttctcatctaactcttggcaagaaagtgaataagtgtatttcaaTAATAACGATAAAGGAACTGATTAGTTTTTTATGTGATACTGTTTAGAAAATTAAAACTGCATTGAAAAGTACTTGACTTGATAGCCGATCCAGAGCTAAAACAATGGCTAAACGTTGTTTAGGATTATCATTTGATTTCAACTCactttacttatttttatattccCAGGAATGAAACAGACGATTTTCTGATGGCCAAGTCACCGGAAGAGGAGTTCTGGACGTGAGAAACAAGCTCACACTCGCACACTAATCTTCTTGAGACATAAAAAAAGCTTTGACAGTAATATCAGCCTCCCCAGTGTGCTTGTCCTTGGGTGGAACATTCCCCAGCAATAGCTCATAATGCTTTCGAGATACCAGGAGGCCATCTTTACTGTCAGGGCGCTGAGTGGATGTGATGTTAATGGTGAACCATGAAAAGGTCAACCAAGGCCTCCCaaacacagcagggaaaacGAGCCAGTCACATTAAAAGTAGTTTGCCTCAAATGTTAAGATATTTTGaaacctggctgctgctgttcacaTGATAATCTTGTGATTTGGTGCGAGAACAGATATTGGGAAATCACTCAGTTACGTTGCatgatgaaaacaatgtgtGCTCTTTTTCATGCAGCTTTTATAACATAAAAGCCCTCCAACATAAACATCTGTATTTATGATGCAGATGTGTGGCCCtttttgctgtatttgcatttgtttctaCTGTCATGGACACACTAAAAGGAAATATGGCTTTCAATGCATTCTTCTCGTGCTGTTCAGCTTTGTGTATTTGAAGTGGGAGAAAGCTTTTGAGAAGAgactaaatgtgtttgtatgtatcgCACATCTGTACATCATTCTGCAGAGGATacagttgtgtatgtgtgtttacgtgtCTGATCTCTTCCCCACAGTAACCGTGTGTTAAGAATGTCAGATGACATGCACCTGGGTAAGGTGCACTGGGACCTGGCTTTGTGTCTCCTGGTTGCCTGGGTCATATGTTACTTCTGCATCTGGAAGGGAATCAGATCCACAGGAAAGGCGAGTACTGCTTTagcatacatatacagtactgtcCATGATGTTAGATTGCAGTCTTTTAATGCAGTGgctggaaaataaatcaaaggtgttttttttttttacttttctggaATCTTTtctcttgtgaaatactggatagttCATCCCTGGAAATTACTCAGTCAACACAATCTGAGACTCAAACATCACGCTTTTTGTTGAAATGGTCACACCTCAGAGTTATGCAACCTATGATGAGGGGGcgcacaaacatgttttcattttaagggCTCACCAGCCAAAACTGTTGGGAATCTACCTTAATGAACACTCTTCCTGTCGGCTGTCTTCAgctcatctctctttctttctgtctgccttcaCTCCTATGTGATGTGATAGATTTAATAAAGGCAAATCAATCAAGTGATAATTGATTTTTATCTGGAATCATCAGTCATCACGAAGTTATAATCCTGAAGATTAAAAGTCAACCTTCAGTACATGTTTAATGCAAAGAGCGAGAGTTTGTGTGTCCATATGGAATCATAACCTACCagtttgtatgttgtgtttgtagGTGGTGTACTTCACTGCGACATTCCCCTACCTGATGCtgttcatcctcttcatccgTGGAGTGACACTCCCAGGAGCCGCGGAGGGACTGAAATATTACCTCTTCCCTGATTTAAACAAGCTCGCTAATCCAGAGGTAAGAACTCACTGTCATAATCAGCTGTTCTTGTCTGTATCGCTGCCATATGAAATTCTGTATGTGGCTCTAAAGTAAACACATGCAGAACGAGTCATTAGATCTCAGAGCGTTGGCCTCACAACCAACCAGAGcatcatctgtctctttatttctctgtcttcttaCAGGATGAATATAGTGTCctgttacaccccccccccccacacacacacacacacacccacacacacacaccctttctcTTTGCCTTGACTCTTGTTTCCGGTCCCAAGACAGCGTCTTAACAAGAAAAGCAAACCAAGATCCTTTTTTAGTGAGAAGTTTGTCAAAGAAAGCTTTCCCCTCGAGTACACAGTAACATCatcaaacaggagtaaaaacAGCGCTCTCCATGGGGAGTTTCTAGCACATTTTGAGGGTATATTATAGGGGTATAAAAAGTCAATAGAACTTGCTTTAAGCTGAACCTTGAGCCAGTAATTTACCATCATTGcaaattattgatttttatttgcattaaaaAGTGGCACACAGTATCACATTCTTACAGCAGATATGATTTTCACTCAGCATAATGATgtaatttctaaaaaaaaaacagagggtgAATTCTGGATGTTCTTGCACAATGACaacatctgtttctgtcagcaACAGTGACTAAAGAAAAGGGCTCTTTCTTGATCGTCACCCCgctccccttccctcccccttcctctctctctctatcttcctCGTGAAagctcccagcatgcctctcAGCTTCAGGGGTCAAATGTGAGGAGGgtcacttcctcttcttctgtgggtATGTTGGTGTGCATTAACGCATCCCAGTGAGTGATGATTCTACATAAGACTTATCAGGGTTGATGTTGCACAAATATCAGagttagaaaacaaaacatcgcTACTCATACGACTCTGAACCATCGTGGGAATCTCAGTATGTGATCAAGGAAgtaaacaaatagaaaaactgTGAGAATATTACTTAGAGTAATGGTGAAAGCAGGTGACAGCAGTCATTGGTCAGAGAGCTGAGTTATGCAATGCCAGATGCTCTTAAAAACAGATGTTTCTAATGAGTCTAGCTTTGGCATGCAAGTGGCTGCTTTTGTTTGAACCATAGAGGAAATCGTAATGGAGCTCTGGGATGCATCTGGGGTCTGtttgatgtgtgaatgtgtctccTTTTGTCGGTGTgtcagtgtgcgtgtgtgaatcTGAATGTAGCTCAGCTAAGGggacttcaaaataaaacgcaGGCCTCTTAGGACACAACAGTGTCCCCTTTGTCCAGTGACAGTTGTGAGGAGCCTTTGCCGCAGACTGAGGCTTCTATTTCTGACCCAAGGCTAGGAATAAGTCAGGCCCATCATGGGGGCCAGAGTAGGGGCCTGTATATTGCCGTGGAGACTTGCCAACTCTATCTTTTAGTGGGCGAGACTCACAGCACTGGGGTGCCTCTAATGTTAACCAGATGCTGTCAGAACGAGGGCCCGCAGAAAGACATTCCTGTAAACAAACCCGCCTACACCCACAAACCTGaatgtgcacaaatacaaaagcaCATGTGGTCAACAGCTCACATAGTTGTGGATGCAATGACACCGAAacaaaaaagaggaagatgCAAATCCTGTATGTCTGTATAATGTGCATGTCACAGAAGTTGTATCATATTATTAATGTTGACATAAAGCTGTTTGTTATcgtacaaatgttttttttattgctctctAAAGGAAGGAGTTGATGGAAAGCATATGCTCTGGGTTACTTTAACAATGTCAGCTGTTAATTTCCCTCTCAAATGTTTCAAAAGTCAATCTTGTACCAACTCCAGGTATGGTGTGACGCAGGGACCCAGGTGTTCTTCTCCTACGCTGTGTGTCAGGGAGTGCTGACCGCTCTGGGAAGctacaacaaatacaacaacaactgctacaGGTCGgtgtcctcacacacagacacgaacAGTTACAGTTTTACATTCATGTGCTCTTTGACAGTGCAGGCTTTTGTTCTTGGTGTAGGGATTGCTTGGCGCTATGTTGTCTGAACAGTGCCACCAGTATCTTTGCTGGTTTCGTTGTGTTCTCGGTGCTGGGATTCATGTCTCATGAACTGGGCATGTCGATGTCTGAGGTTGTTTCTGCTGGTGAGTTACTTCCTCCCCTTTCATCATCTGTATCCTGCTTTTGACTGCTCTCACTGTCAACTTCATGTCATAAATGTCCGTatggaaatatctcaaaacagctgaatttatttttgtgtattgttgggctgcaactaacaattattttcattatcgccTAATTTGCCTTAATGGCTTTGtatataaaatgccagaaagtAGTGAAACATGCCCTTTAtaatttcccacagcccaaagtgacatcttccaaaagtcttgttttgtccaaccaacaatccaaaacccaaagattttcagtttactatcatgaatgacaaagaaatttttgctttaaaatgactttcTATCAATCGACCAATCGTTGCAGCAGTGTGGCTTCAATTCTGGCAGTGGTGACAACAACCAACAATGTCCACAAGATGGCATCTTATATTCACACACAGTTAAAAGATTTTTACATGAAAGTTTCTTTTTTATGGCCagtgtaataaaataaagttgtcTGCCTTCTCATACAACttgttttgacatattttattgttgtctGCCTTCTCATACAACttgttttgacatattttattgttgtctGCCTTCTCATACAACttgttttgacatattttattgtttgtttttaatgcaagaAAAGTGCTTTGCAAACAGTTACTAAACTTAAGTTATCAATAGTTGTAGTCATAAGATGATGAAAGAGATTCTCTTCCACAAAATTATGCAtattttttctcacttttctatAATACTTTGCTCTTTTCTTGTGAAATCCTGGATTCTTCCTTCATATTTCTAAAAacccttcaaatgaaacaatttgaggagtaaaacaaaatcaatattaGGCCCAACTGTCCACAACTCATGTCCTTACTAAGGCTGTAACCTTTATGAGAGGTTCTGAAGTCATTTCAAGGGGTCACAAACCAGAAAGACTGATAGGATCTGGTCTGGCAGCACACCATCATGTTAAtagatgcattcatgtgttttctaCAGGTCCTGGTCTGGCCTTTATAGCCTATCCAAAGGCTATGTCGTTGCTGCCTGGCTCGTCCTTCTGGGCAgtgctcttcttcctcatggTCCTCTTCCTGGGCCTGGACAGTCAGGTATTGTACGCAATGCATCAAATACAGCGTTTCAGCATCATATTGTATTTTCAAATGAGCGAATGTGTTTCACTTCTGTGctcacagtttgtgtgtgtggagagtcTGGCCACAGCCCTCACAGACCTGTTCCCGCGTCACCTGAGGAGGCCGTGCGCCAGAGAGTTACTGACCCTGGTCATTGCTGTGGTCTGTTTTCTACTGGGGCTGCCCCTCATCACCGAGGTAAGCAGGTCGAGCACATCTGTATACTGTGTTAAAATGTCTGGACAACTCCTGGATGGactgtcatgaaatttggttcagacatttaTGTTCTTCACAGAAAGAATTATAATTACTTTGGTTATCTGTTAGCTTTTcatttagcattcattttgcTACTAGCACGCTAACacgttaaactaagatggtgaacgtggcACCAAACTAAGCAAATTGTCAGCATGCTagcctttagctcaaagcctatgcacagcctcacagaactgctagcatggctgcaaaCTGTTCATGATGTATGTCATACATGGGAATGTCATGCTCTGCTATGGGGGCACTAAGTCACAGAAAATTGCTGTATAGGGAAGGATATTGTCCGAAAAACACAGCTTGTCCTTCCGTCTGACAGATAATCACTTCCTTCGTGCCGTGACTTGCTCATGTTTCAGGGAGGGATAGTCCTCTTTCAGCTGATGGACACCTACGGTCCCAGTGGAATCAGTCTCCTCATCATTGCCTGCTTTGAGAGCGTTATCATTGGCTGGGTGTATGGTAAGTCATGCCACTGGCCGTCATCACTGCACTGCATGAtgctttttatgtattattCAGTGAACTACTGCTGCACTATTTCTCCACACAAAAGTGACTTACGAactttctgaaaatgtgtttctcctgAATATTTGAAGACTTTTGCTTTTCGGTGTTTTGCTATCTACACAATATCAACACCATCAGAAGTACGCTACATTCACAGTTGCTACCAAAAGCACCATCatcaattttaatttgtccaatattctggtttatgaccaaatatctgcaaagcTAATAAAGGCAGACTTATTCAAGAGCAGAAGCCCATGACCTGAACTATTTCTATTGGCAGCAAAGCATTTGCAAATCCTTTGTGtgtaactttgtttttcctctgacaCCGCCCTCTGGCAATGTATTACATTCACTATGCCACGACTGCTAAagatcaaaaacaaatgttggaCCTCAACTGTTATCAattaacagttttgtttttgtttgtttttctttcttagtGTTTTTTACAACCTCACAGACCTGCAGGCGCCGCTGTAGACACTTATTTTCTTGTGTATGAGTTTGACACAACCCTGTTTGATAGCAACCTTTACAGGAGATTTCAGTGATCTAACTGAAAACCAAGCTATTGTACAGTTATTACATAACAATTATAGTACAGATGACTTGTTAAATAGtattttttatagttttgtttgattttcagttGTAGTAGTTTGGATTTATAGGGTTTATCCTAAACCAGGAGCACGAGTGCTCCACCTACTGGACTGAAACCAAACCTGAAACAGGTCTTTTCTGTcccactcaaacacaaacagaggaaataTGAGGGCTTTATGCTtccttacattttctttttttcttctctggaTGTTCAATTCCTGCCTTGGCCTGTGTTTTGCtgctatttctctctctctctctatatatatatatatatatatatatatatatatatatatgtgtgtgtgtgtgtcaggatttTTCCATTGCCTAAACCACATCTTCCATTTCCATATCCCAGTCTTCCTCTGCCATCATTTTGGATAAATCTTCTGGAGCTCTCACCACTTCCCACACCTTCATTATCAACAGCATTACTGGCTAAATTACAACATGTGGGAGGAGAGTTATCCTCTGCTCTCACATTTGTCTTTACATCTCATCTCTCAGCATCTGGATTGTGTACtttgcatttccatttccaGAAAGCACTTGCTCTTAGGGTCCAGCTTCACATCTTCTACTGCAAACTGACGCAGAGTGAGATATCGATCgctttctgcagctgcttcctCTCCCCAGTTTGAGTTTTTTAGCCATTCGTTCGGCCTCCCTGCATCCTCAGAGTGAGTCCGTGTTATGTGTGGAGAAGCTTCCTCACCCAAATTTAAATGAGGCCACTCACTTTCCTCCTCCGCGTGAATGTAGTTAGTTTCAGGGTTGATTGCTGTATCATTTATGTGGCTGTGTCTGCTTTCCTAAATAGGTTTGACAACTTATTCTGTCATTGTGCATTTGCAAAAAATCAATCCGTGGATGTTGTTCTATCAGCCAGGTGGCGTACGTTGCTAATCTTATaccagtttcctcctgtttttaaatgtctctccttttgtctatagttcctctcttctcctcctctctttggcAGCTCAAGGTGAGCAGCTTTctcatctccatctctttcctcctcctccactcctccttaGCTCATGACTGGTGTCTCTCCagtcttcctttccttctcatTTGAACCACCTGATTTATACTGAGATTTAACTTGAGTTTTATTTCCCTGGATACatgcttcttcctcctcttctctccctcattaCTAATTGTTCACTTATTCTCCATCGTGTGTTGAAACATCACATTACATGTTTCCCAACAAACGATCAGATTAGATTGTGTTTCTAATACTAATATTTCTAAATTCATAGCTGCAATTGATTGATGCAAAAGATTTTTTCATGAAATGAGACTAAATTATTCTTTGAATATACTTCAGTATGCTGTACATGAGTATTTAGGATGTGGGCACTACGTTTTACAGAACTTTTGAATTAGATCCACAAAGTTTCAATACTTCATTCAAGAGAGAAGAATAAACACAAGTTAAAGacacttttgatacttaaataaaaacatttgactttcatacagtggtggaagaggtaTTCCAATcatctacttaagtaaaagtagcaatacctcactataaaaatattaaaagtaaaagccctgcataTGAAATTTAACTTCTAGtacttttttattatatacgtaaagtataaaaaaaaccctacttATTATGCAGACTAGATCATTGTTGATGTATTAATATATAAGCTgcactttaatgttgttgttggttgaggtggagctaattttaagtACTTGGTACAATGTTGTGTACaatgctatatatatatgcatatatataacaatgcatcatattttatgaactgatcacattttgtatgtaaaatcttaatctgaaaggTAACCATTTAAATTATTCAATTGATAATAAttattgtgaaataaatgtagtcaAGTATAAGTATTAAGTAGCATTAAAAGGGTGAATCATATCACTACCAAAAACAGTTTGTCTTAAAGCTGAGGCTTCACCGTCTCATCGTGTTTTCAGTCAAGGGCCCCGTGTGTTTAAGAGTGTTCcctataaaaacaaaagcattttgcTCCCTTTAATTGACTAAAACCTCCCATCCATGACTTTGCAGGTGCGGACCGTTTCTATGACAACATTGAGGACATGATCGGGTACCCACCGTTCCCCGTGCTGAAGTACTGTTGGATGTTCATCACGCCGCTCATCTGTGGAGTGAGATACTCACACCTGCGTCACATCTCTTACTTGCTTGATTCACCTACTTTGTGTGGCGCTGGCTCTCAGCTTTAATGTCCACTTCctctcatgttttcatttgtattcattatttCTTATATGACTTCTGAACACAGATCTTTTGCTGCCCTTCATCACCCCTTCTCTTTGCTTCttcctgtttccctctctcctggcCTTTCATCTTTGATTGAgtgtttcacacattttcatttgccaCATCAGTAATTATGCTGGAGCTCGCATATGGGAAAGATGAGGAGAgactcatttatttttaaacacacttCACTGCAGACACGATCAGAAAGTACAGTAGCAATATTAACTCTTCACGGGAGTCAGTAAGTCAGTTAAAGGAGCATACtggtgtttttgtatgtttaagCAGCATAAATTACAAACAATTTAAGACACATAACGGCTACTTTTAAGAATTTTTTGGGATCATACTTGTGTATTACTGTGAAATAATAGATGAAAGATCATTTGAAACGTCTTCCCAATTGTTCATGCACTGAAGCTCTGATATCCTAGACTTAAAGTTgcacaaatgtatatttttatacgAACGAATGGAAAgaactatgtgtaatgtgaaaggtgttgcttcATAGTCATGAACCCACAGACTCTGTTATTCCCCTCAACTGTaaggagcattttagcatctttcagctcattgttttggttttctggcccgcaactttaatgttttggttcactcttacAGCTTTCATCAAACTCGTTTTTGGCAGAAACGCTCTCATAAACCCACAAATTCACCAGCTCACCAGAAACGCAACCGCAAATAATTcctaatgttgttttttgtctgctggatgtgtaaataggtaactgtttgctaatatgTTTGCTAATGTCCACCATATCAACTGCATAAAGTgacaatatgtcaatgttgtgtttaaagcttGTGCtacccccaagtggccaaaacacaatttaatgcaggtttaaatgtcCCACAAAAGCTTTTGAATACATCAGAGAATCCTGTAAATTGTACATGAGCTATCTCCCTATTGCGATTGACCTTTTCTACTGTTTGTTCTGACAACATATTTTGGGAACTCATCGCTGTACGGCAACATGGAACTCTGGTGCTGTCCTTAAATAAACACCACCAGTGAAGTTAGGAGAAAGTTATCTAATATATGAAGTtgtataataaaataacaaaaatagaGGGATGAACCATTAGCAGAAGCTACACCTGCAAGTGGAGGAATAGCTCAGCGTTTATTTACctagttgaaaatgttttaaaccaTGTAATTTCTTCACCATAGAGAATTTGA
Coding sequences:
- the LOC139304957 gene encoding sodium- and chloride-dependent betaine transporter-like — translated: MTAETARGASARDPGPDKGIPEEGLQPRGKWASNTEFILSMAGEIIGLGNVWRFPYLCYVNGGGVFFIPYFVFLFFCGIPVFFLETALGQYTSEGGVTAWRKICPMFQGVGVASQVIVVYLNIYYIVVLAWAIFYLVYSFTSPLAWSTCDNWWNTESCQSHFSIFANPHLFHLGSNWSFLNNITSTDYFENLTYMNETDDFLMAKSPEEEFWTNRVLRMSDDMHLGKVHWDLALCLLVAWVICYFCIWKGIRSTGKVVYFTATFPYLMLFILFIRGVTLPGAAEGLKYYLFPDLNKLANPEVWCDAGTQVFFSYAVCQGVLTALGSYNKYNNNCYRDCLALCCLNSATSIFAGFVVFSVLGFMSHELGMSMSEVVSAGPGLAFIAYPKAMSLLPGSSFWAVLFFLMVLFLGLDSQFVCVESLATALTDLFPRHLRRPCARELLTLVIAVVCFLLGLPLITEGGIVLFQLMDTYGPSGISLLIIACFESVIIGWVYGADRFYDNIEDMIGYPPFPVLKYCWMFITPLICGLTLLYSLTTSNSLSVYGYQPGAWSATLGSLLVLTPLMCIPAFILITLCKNPSNMTTPSSDLRQARPDKPVLTLCKHVIFKAQRRPNISVDDRNEKMMMEEPNSV